The Nitrospirota bacterium genomic sequence TAATTGAACCTCTTCCATGTATGTGGCTTCAGTTATGTGATGGAGTGGATCGAGAGTAGGCCAGTTCATAAAAGCCACAGGTCTCTGGGTTTGATAACTATCTGTTTCAAATGCTATAAGATAATCGAGCATTTTTGTTAACCAGACTTCCATAGGGTTGCCATTATTTATGGATAAAAATTTTCCAGAATAATTTTTAGCTTGAGCATGGTTATTGTATTCGGCTACAGCATATGGCTCCCATTCCCTCCCGAATATAAAGCCAAGGACATATTCAGATACATCAGCGAAATATGTTCCGAATGCATGTCCATATCTGTGTGGAATGCTGACATTCCCATGAATAACATTTACAGCATTTTGTAACTCCTGATTTATTTCTTTTAGATAATTTGTATCATCAAAGTTGAACTTTTCAGGAAGTTCTGCCCATATCCCTTGAATCAAGTAAAGTCTTTCTCTATCTTTTCTGCTTTTATTGTATTTTTTTAGAGCAATATAAAACTGGGGAGGTAATATTGTATATATTCTAATCACATTCGCATTCATTTCCCCAATAAGATTGAACCATTCATGATAAAGATTTTCATCTTCAGGAAATTCCGAAGGAAATTTTCCGGGTAGAGCTGTCCCAATATTGACTCCTTTTATGAAAAGCGGTGCTATTTTACCTGTATCGTCTCTAACCCAGAAGTAATTGCCCTTTGCGAAAAATTTTGAGCCTTTATTTATTTCATTACTTCTTTCATTCAGCGACAACACCTCAATTTTTTGTTGTGCAAATAAATTTTGTTTATCAATAGCAACGATTTCACGGAAGATTTTTGCTGCTTTTTGTGTGTCATTGAGTTTCTCAAATGTCAACCCAAGTCCTGTCAGGCAATCAATATTTTTGGGGTTTTGTGAAAGATATTTCTGGAAATTCTCAAGGGCATCAGTGAATGATTCTTGTTGTATATATGCGTATCCTAAACCACAATATGAATCGTTGCTTATTGGATTAAGGGAAATTGATAATTGAAAATTTTGTATGGCATTATCAGGGTCGTTTACTTTCAGAAATGCCCAGCCGAGGAGATTATAATCACCTGCGTTTTTTGAGGTTATTTTTGTTAATATTTCTATAGCCTCATGAAATTTTTCCTGACGATATTTTTCTAAAGCATTTTCATACAATCCCGCGGTAGAAGATGAAACATATAAAATGAAAGGAATAATGAAGACAATAAAGTAAATTAAAGTTTTGTTAGATATATTACACATAATACCGCATCGTTAACATTCGCGGCCTTTTTTCTCAACATACTCCCACTTTTTGATTCTGAAGATATAGCGAAATATTGCCTGGAAACGCCAGAATGAATTAATCTGCCTGTATCCGAAATTTTCGAGTATACCGAATAAAAGTAATTTAAACAGGTCACTCCATTTTGGATATCTCTTGTAAGTGATCTCTTCTAAAAAGATACCTATAGTAGATAAAAATACTCCATAAAATATTGCGAGTATAAGAAAAAGAATGAAATAATCTATATTAATAATGCCAAATATAAATGATAAAGGCACGACAATGTATCCCACCAATTCAACAATCGGTCCCATCATTTCGAAGAATAAATAATAAGGAAAAATCAGCAGACCTAATGAGCCATATCTCGGATTAAAAATTATACCCTTATGTTCCATAATACTCTGCATGAGTCCTACATGCCATCTTCTTCTCTGTCTTCCAAGCATTTTAAGATTATCAGGAGCCTCAGACCAGCATATAGGATCAGAAATAAACTTTATTCGATATGGTTTTTTATGTTTTCTATGGTATCTATGTAGTTTAACGATAAGTTCCATATCTTCAGAAACATGCTTTTTATTATATCCTCCGACAGCTATAACTGTTGCTTTATTGAATAAAGAAAATGTGCCTGAAAGAATGAGAATGGAATTAACAGCATCCCATCCGACTCTCCCGAAAAGAAAAGCTCTTAGATATTCAACTATCTGAAACATTATGAGATGACATCTGGGAAGCTTTATTTCTATTATCTCACCATTTTTTATTTCAACTCCGTTTAATATCCTTACAACACCACCACACGCTACAACAGGGGTGGTGCTTTCCATCACGGGTGTCATGAGTCTAATAAGAGCATCTTTTTCCAATATAGAATCAGCATCAACAGAACAGAAATATGGATTTCTGCTTACGTTAATACCGCAGTTAAGTGAATCAGCCTTTCCCCCTTTCTCTTTGTCAATAACCAGGAGTTTTGGGAAGGCCGGGTTGTAATAAAATCCCCTTACAGGATTAGTTTTCAATATATTCCGATATACCACATCAATTTTAGTGAGGTTAAAAGTATTTATCAGATTAGAAAGCGTATTATCAGTAGAATCATCATTGATTACTATTACATCAAAGAATGGATAATTCATTGAAAGAGCAGACTTTACCATCCGTGTAATTACATTTTCTTCATTATGGGCAGGTATCAAAATCGAGATAGGAGGTGTTTCTGGAGAATAACTGAAGTCCCTGATGGCTGAATATTTTATGCGTTTTATGTATCTGAGTATTACAAAAAGTGAAATTGTTAACAGGACAGAATATACTGAATTAACGATTCCATAATATATACCAACAAAATAATTAAATCCTAATATTAAAGATAATAGGATACCTTTCATTCTGTTATTCCCTTACGCATAATAAGACTAAGTTCATATTTAATTTTTTCATCCTGGCCTTTGCTTAAATATTCATTCAGTGGCGTAGAAAAATTCAGTGAGTGCATGATGCTAAGTATCTCCCTTGATTTTTCGTATATCTCCTTTTTTTCTGAGCGTAGATTCTCAATAAGACGTGAAACAAAGTTTGTTTTCTGAATCTCTTCACAGACACTTTCTTTCGCATAAGCGTCTCTATATCTGAGTGCCCTTAGGAAAATATTGATAGAATCGTCTTCGAACTTTGTTAATGCGAGGGCTGCTGCGTTTCTGACTTGCCAGTTTTGATCCAGAAGCAAACCGCCAAGCATATCAATAGCCTTTTTGTACTTCAAATTCCCGAATGCTTTAGAAGCCTGTAACCTTACAAACCACACCGGATCGTCGAGTAACGGAAACAATAGACTGTAATCAAATTCAACAAAACCTGTATAAGCCATGCCCAGAATTTTTAAAGCCTTTGCCCTGACTTCTGCATTAGTATTTTTTATATTGTCTAATGCAAATGAACATGATTTTTCAGTAATAGGCAAAGTGCTGAGTACTTCTAAAATCGATGCTTTAATTTTTTTGTCATCATAGTTTTTACCATGTTCAATCAGAACTGGAATTGCATCAATGCCAAAAGCTGTAAGGGATGTTTCTATAGTTTTCTGAGCAATGAGTGATTCCTTATAAAGTTTTGGTAAGTGATGCAGTAGTATTTCTAATGCTTTTAATGTGCCTATTTTGCTGAGAGCTCTTACAGCAACAGATATTATTTCGGTATTTTTTGTTTCAAGTATATTTGCAATTTTATCTATTGAAGATTCACTCAACATTTTACCCAGAGTATCAATCGCTGTCGCCCTAACAATATTATTCATACTCTTGAGTTTCTTTTCATAATAAGTTACATATCCAAGCTTATTACAAAGTATTTTTACATCTTCTCTATACAGATCTTTCTGTATCAGATCAAGCAATATGTGTTCGATTGCCTGGAATTTTAGAGACCCCGGAGATGAATGGAATTCTTGGATGCTATTGAATACCTCTTGTTTTTCGATGGCTTTTGTTAGTTTATCGTGATAGGAATCTCTTAATTTATCTAATTTTCTATATTTCCAGCTTTTTATTAGTCTTCTGAGTGTAGCAGAGATTAGAAATACCAATATTAAAAAGACGATTGATACAATAATAGAAAGGAGTATAAGTCTTAGTTGATCTTGCATTTAATGTAACTTTATAAATTATGCCATTTTATCATCTTAGCGATTTTTTATTAACTTTAACCCCTCTATCTTTATTATAAGATTGATTTATGAAAAATCAATACTACCTGCGTAGGGGTTGTATCGAGTTAAAGAAATTTTTTAGCAATATATGCATTATTTGGGTTAATCGCCTATATTGTGAGTCAATTGCTCTAATGATATTGATATATAATGACGTGATTCATTAAACTACAACCTGTAAACTGCATGGAATGGTATGAAATACAGTTGCTCCTTCCCCTGCCGCTATTAGAGTCGGTATATAATTACCTCTGGCCTTTTATTAACGGTATTTCAATGGAAAGAGATAAGGAGGATTTTCTTATCAAAGCTTATATTTTTTCATCATATCCTGACAACTTTCTGAAAAGATTAAATTATTTTTTAAAGATACAGGCAAAAAGCTATAAAATTCATTATAACCCTCCAAATGCTTTTATGACACAGCCTTTTTTTGCTGAAAAATTCATAATAGTTCCCTTTCCGGCATCTCATATTCCTCCTTTCGGCATTCCCATTTTTATTCAGAGAGGAAGGTCTTTTGGAATCGGCAGTCATCCCTGTACAATCTATTGTTTGAAAGCCTTGACTGAAGTTATGCGCAAAAATCATATAAAGAATATTCTTGATGCTGGAACAGGCACAGGAATCCTTGCAATCGCTGCTTCAAAATTGGGTGCTTCCAATATAAAAGCGGTAGAGATATTGCCTGAAGCGATAGCAGAGGCAAGCGAAAATGTGAGATTAAATAAAGCAGAAGATAGAGTTGCAATTATTCATTGTTCAGTAACAGAAATTGAAGGATTATATGACCTCATTATAGCTAATCTATATGGAACTCTTCTCAAGGAAATTGCCCCGTTGCTTATTGAAAGACTTGCTTCAAAGGGTTGGCTAATAATAAGCGGTATGAGTAAAGAACAGTCAGAAATAGTAATCTCTGCTTTTACCCATAGAGGGTTAGAGTTACATAAAATTTTGAGTGATGAAGAATGGTTTTCAGCAGTCTTGAAATCTAAGTAAAGCTGACCTTTACTGGTTTTCTCTCGATTTCAGGTTCCTCTAATTCGAAAAATTCTTCCTGTTTGAATGAAAATGCAGATGCGATGATATTTGAAGGGAAAGACTCGATTAGGATATTGAAATCTCTAACTACTGCATTATAATAACGTCTTGCATATTCTATATTATCTTCAAGTTCTTTTAACTGTGATTGAAGCTGCATAAAATTTACATTTGCTTTTAGTTCGGGATAAGCTTCTGCCAGAGCAAATAGACTTTTTAAAGTATCCATTAACATATTTTCTGCCTTTGCCTTTTCAACAGGTGATGATGCCCTCATAGCCATAGTCCTTGCTTGTGTAACTTTTTCAAATACTGTTTTTTCATGTGTCGCATATCCTTTAACTGTTTCGACAAGATTTGGGACAAGGTCATATCTTTTTTTAAGTTGAACGTCAATATCTGACCAAGAAGATTTTACAGTATTTTTGAGACGTATTAGCTTGTTGTAAATTACGATGACCATAACTATTAAAGCCAAAATTATTCCACTAATTATGAGTAGAGCTATCATCTTTCTCCCTTTAGTTCTGAATTCTAACAAATTTCATAAGAAATTGAATAACATCCTCAGCTTTTATTTTTTCAATATCCTTTGTTTTTCTATCTTTTATTTCAACAAGACCCTCTTTTAGATTCTTTTCGCCCATTATAACATGAACAGGTATACCGATTAAGTCTGCATCCTTGAATTTAACTCCTGCCCTCACATCCCGATCGTCTATAAGAACATCAAAGCCTTTTCCAGTTAGTTCTTCATAAATCTTATTAGCAGTTTCTATAGTCTTCTCATCTTTTACATTAAGAGGCAAGATTTCAATATCAAACGGAGCAATGCTTTTGGGCCATATGATACCATCTTTGTCATGATTCTGTTCTATTGCTGCTGAAGCAATACGGGCAGGTCCTATCCCATAACTTCCCATGATAAGCGGTCTTTCTTCTCCCTTTTCATCCAGATATATTGCTTTGAGAGGAATAGAATATTTTGTCCCCAGTTTGAAGATATTACCGATTTCAATAACAAATTCAGTTCGTAATGGAGTATTACATTTTATACATAAGTCTCCTTCCTTTGCAACGTGTATATCATACCATTCGGCAGTAAAATGTTTGCCTGGCTTTATCCCCTTTGTATGGTAATGTTGCTTATTTGCACCACTGACATATATACCTTCTTGTAAGCATGGATCAGCGATAATTCTGATATTATGATTCATAGGACCTATAAAGCCGGCTTCGACGCCAATGATATCTTTAACCTCATCTTTATGAGCGGGTCGGTATTCACCTATAATTTTTATGAGTTTTTTCTCATGTAATTCTTGATCTCCCCTCACAAGGGCGAGCACAGGTTCTTTACTGCTGATTACAAGTATACTTTTGATAAAATATTCAGGACCAAGTTTTAAAAAATTTGATACTTCTTCGACAGTTCGCTTATCAGGAGTATAAATCTCTTCAAAATCAGATTCCCTGATTTCGATTTTTACAGGATTTGAAAGTGCAAGTTCAACATTTGCTGCATATCCGCATGAATTACATAGAACAACCTCATCTTCTCCAGCATTGCTTGGGGCCATGAATTCATGTGATGTTGCACCACCCATCATTCCTGGATCTGATTCGACCATATAAAAATTTAGACCACATCTTGTGAAGATTCTATGATAAGCTTCTGCATGCAGTTGATAATTCTTTTCAAGGCCATCTTCATCAGCATCAAAACTGTAACTATCTTTCATCAGAAATTCTCTTGTTCTAAGTATTCCACTCTTTGGTCTTGCTTCATCTCTTAGTTTAGTCTGTATCTGATACCATATTTGCGGCAAGTCCCGATAAGATCTGATTTCTTTAGCAGCAAGCCATGTCACTATTTCTTCGTGTGTCATACCGAGACACATGTTACGGCCTGTTCTGTCTTTTAACCTGAACATCTCTTCTTTGATATCAAACCACCTTCCTGTTTCCTGCCATATTTCAGCAGGGTGTAATACAGGCATAATGATTTCTTGAGCACCAATTGCATTCATTTCCTGGCGGATTATGTTGTTGATCTTTTCGATAACCCTTAAACCGATTGGAAGATAAATATAAAGTCCTGCTGCAAGCTGTCTGATGTATCCGGCACGGAGCATGAGAATATGGCTTATTGCAATAGCATCAGCAGGAATTTCTCTTAACGTTGGAATGAACATCTTAGAAAATCGCATGAAATTGCTCCTTTCATAAATTGCAAATATCAAATGATATCTAATATAGAAAAATTTTTTAAAAAAGTGTTACATTAATTTATTCGAGGAGGAAAGAAAAGTGTTAAAAAGAGTCCCTATTACACCTGAAGGTTACCAGAAGCTTAAAGAAGAGCTTGAAAGACTTATCAAGATTGAAAGACCCAATAACATCAAAGAAATCTCTGAAGCAAGAGCTCATGGCGACCTGTCAGAGAATGCAGAATATCATGCTGCAAAAGAAAGACAGTCCTTCATTGAGGGGCGGATTCAGGAATTAAAGACAAAGTTGGCTCTCGCAGATGTTATAGATCCTTCGAAGATCTCACAGGAAAAGGTTGCATTCGGAGCAAAAGTAAAAGTTTTTGATACTTTAGCTAATCAAGAAAAAATATATAAGCTTGTAGGCCCTGATGAGGCAGATGTTAAAAACGGAAAGATATCAATAAGCTCACCGATTGGCAGGGCTCTCCTTAATAAAGAAATTGGTGATATAGTTACTGTCAAGGCACCTGCAAGAACAATGGAGTACGAAATATTAGAGATAAACTTTGAATAAATATTTCAAAGGTCTAATAAAAGAAAATTATTGTATAAGCACGAATTATTATCTCCTTACTATAAAGCCTTTAGTACCTGTCATAAATCCAAAACCAGGACAATTTTACATGGTGGGGATTGGTGATACTTACGACCCTCTTCTAAAAAGGCCTTTCAGTTTTTTTAAAAAGATTCGTGATACGCTACAGTTTTTATATACTGTCAGAGGCAAAGGAACGCTGAAGATGAAAAATCTCAAGCGTGGTGAGGTTATTCATATTGTTGGGCCTCTTGGCAATGGATATCCACTACCTGAAAAAAAATCACTGCCAGTCTTTGTGGCAGGGGGGACTGGAATAGCATCTGTCTTTTCTATGTTTCAAAAATTATCTAATAAAGCATGCCTGCTATATGGTGCAAAATGCAGAGATGATATTATAGATTTAAAGGACACTAAATCAACAAAAGATCGACTTATTTTATGTACTGACGATGGCTCTTTCGGTAGAAGTGGCACTGTTGTAGATAATATGGAAAAATTTTTATCTGAAAAATTTTCATTAAAAGATACTCCGGTTATTTATGCCTGCGGTCCTAAACCGATGCTCGAAGCGATTGCTAAAATAGCCATTAAAAGAGATTTAAGAGGATATGTTTCACTGGAAGAGAATATGGCATGTGGATTTGGTGCATGTCTTGGATGTGCGGTCAAGACTATTCATGGATATAAAAGGGTTTGCAAAGAAGGTCCGGTATTCCCGATAGAGGAAATTGTATGGGAATAGAAAATAAGGATAACGATTTTAGAGAGACATTATCGGGTGGATTTATCTGTTAAAATAGGCCATTTAAAATTAAAAAACCCTATTACAACAGCATCAGGGACGTTTGGATATGGAGAGGAATATTCTGAATTCATTGATCTGAATAAGCTCGGTGCAATTATTGTAAAGGGAATTTCTCTGGAGCCAAGAGAAGGAAATCCTCCACCACGTATATGTGAAACACCATGTGGTATGTTGAATGCAATTGGCCTTCAGAATATAGGACTTAAAAGATTTCTGAAAGAGAAGCTCCCGTACCTTAGAAAATTCGATACAAATATAATAGCCAATATACTCGGTGAAACTATTCAGGAATATGTAAAACTCGCACAGTGCCTTGATGATGCTGGTCTTGACGGGATAGAACTGAACGTTTCATGTCCGAATGTAAAAAAAGGAGGAGTGCTTTTCGGGAATGATGGAAGGATGCTGAAAGAATTGATATCAGAGGTAAGAAAGTCAGTTAAACATTCGACTTTGATTACAAAGCTTCCTCCGAGTATATCCAGCATTCAAAAATTAGCAAGAGTAGCAGAAGAAAATGGTAGCGATGCAATTTCATTAATCAATACAATACAGGGAATGGCTATTGATATTGAGACTTTTAAACCGAAGCTTGCAAATATAAGTGGTGGACTTTCAGGGCCTGCAATAAGGCCAATTGCTGTTAAGATGGTATGGGAGGCATCAAAAGCAGTAAAGATTCCTGTAATAGGCATAGGTGGAATTACAAACTTTTCTGATGCAATAGAATTCATGCTTGCCGGTGCTCATGCTGTGCAGGTGGGTACTGGAAATTTTTTAAATCCCACTGTAACAATAGATATTATTGATGAATTGAAACAATATTTAGAGAGAAAACATTTAAAGAATGTAAGAGACATAATAGGTAAGGTTCATATTGTATAGTTCAGTAATAACATTGACGACCGATTTTGGCTATAAAGATCCTTTCGTAGGAATTATGAAAGGAGTTATATTAAAAATCAATCCGCTGGTAAGAATTGTCGACATTTCTCATGAAGTTGTTCCACAAAATATAATGGAAGCTTCTTTTATGATCGAAAAGAGCTTTAAATCATTCCCTCAAAAAACGATTCATGTTGGCGTTGTAGACCCAGGGGTCGGTTCAGAAAGGAGGCCTATTTTAATATCAGCAGAATATCATTATTTTGTTGGTCCTGATAACGGAATTTTTTCTTTTATCTATAATCTGAGCAAGCATTTTACGGTTATTCATATTACTGCAAAACATTACTTTCTACCTGATCTGAGTTCTACATTTCATGGAAGAGATATTTTTGCCCCAGTTGCTGCCTGGCTTTCAAAAGGAGTTGATATAAATAATTTTGGAGAGCCTATTCGTGACTATGCAAAAATCCCCGCATCTTTTCCTAAAAAGCTATCAGAACGTATCATGGAAGGAGAGGTGATTTATATTGATCGTTTTGGAAACTTAATAACAAATATTTCTGCTAATAATATTAATGAACTTACAAGAAATTATCCTGATAAGAAATTGAAGGTTATGATTCGAGATATCGAAGCACCTTTTAAAACACATTATTCAGAAGCAACAGATGATGTGCTTTATTCACTAATAGACAGCTTTGACTCTCTTGAACTATTTGTAAATAAAGGAAATGCTTCAACAATTTTTGATATAAACGTAGGAGAAAAGGTTATAGTTACAATTACAAAGTAATAAACTACGAACTCTTGTTATACCCGAAAAATGCACATTTAAAATAATGCTCCAATGTTTTTAATGCATTTTAATGCATAATGTATACGACGAATGAGTTCTATCTGTATTTTGAGGAATTTCGTATTTATTGACAGATTTTTATATTAATTTTTATAATTTAAAGTTAATATTAACTTATTAAAATGAAAATATACATTCCAGATATACCTGTAGAAGGTTTAGAAATTGAATTAAAAGAGCATACAGAGATTAACAACATTATTGTTCCTGTCAGTGCTCAGCTTAAGGTAGAAAAAGTTGGCACAGAGATAATGATTAAAGGTAGTTTGACATCTGATGTGATTTTTCAATGCAGCAGGTGTTTGAAAGATTTTAGTATGAGAATATTTATTAATGTAGATGTGTTTTATCACCCTGTTGAAGAGTTAAAAGGAGAAGAAACACATGAAATTAAGATTGATGAACTTGATATGGATTTTTATTCTGGAGAAGAGCTTGATATCATGAATCTTATAAATGAACAAATCATGCTGAATATACCAATGAAGCCCTTATGTTCCGAAACATGCAAGGGTATTTGCATTAAATGTGGAACTGATCTAAATGCTGGTATTTGTAAATGTGAGACACTTCATATTGATCCGAGGTTAGCATCTCTAAAAACTTTTTTAGAAAATAGTTAACAAAGTAATATTAATTTTTGAAAGGAGTAAGAAATTGGCAAATCCAACACACAGACATACCCGCTCAAGAAGGGATAAGCGGAGGGCTAACTGGAAAGGACAGCTCCCCAATCTCTGTCTATGCCCTGACTGTAATGAACTTAAATTGTCTTTTAAAGTATGTCCTCATTGTGGCTCCTATAAAGGCCGTAAAGTTCTTGAAATTGTTGAAAAGGAAGTATGAGAATTGCCCTCGATGCGATGGGTGGGGATTATGCTCCAGCAGTTAATCTTGAAGGTGCTATAGAAACTGTTGATAGTCATCAAGATATTCAAATTATCCTTGTTGGCGATGAATCTATTCTGAATAAGGAACTTGAGAACAAAAAATATCCTCACAATCGTATTTCGATAAAACATGCCTCTCAGAGCGTCAAAATGGATGAATCTCCTTCTATTGCCATAAGAAAGAAAAGGGATTCATCAATCAGGAGAGGAATTGAATTAGTTAAAAGTGGCGAGGCTGATGGATTTGTCAGTGCAGGACATTCTGGAGTTATCATGGGAACAGCGCTATTAGTATTAGGGACGTCTCATGCTGTAGATAGACCTGCAATTGCAACAATAATGCCTACTTTGAAAGCACCGTTTGTTCTAATTGATGCAGGTGCAAACTTGCATTGTAAACCGGATAATCTTTTGCAGTTTGCACTTATGGGGAGCACATATTGTAGAACAATTCTTGGAAGACCAGATCCTCGGGTTGCACTTATAAGTACAGGAGAAGAAGATACAAAAGGAAACTTACTTATCAAAGAGACTTTTAAACTTCTAAAGGAAGCAGACATTAATTTTGTGGGGAATGTTGATGGCAAAGATATTTTTACAGGTAATTACGATGTGATTGTCTGTGATGGCTTTACAGGGAATGTAATATTGAAAACAAGCGAAGGACTTGCAGATGCGCTTATTAAAATGATCAAAATAGAAGTTGCAAACCTAACAGCAGGGAGGATAGGATATCTTTTAATGAAACCCGCTTTAAAAAATTTTAAGAAGAAAACAGATTATGATGAATACGGTGGAGCACCTTTATTAGGAATAAACGGGACCTGTATTATAAGTCATGGTAGATCTACTGCAAAGGCAATTCGTAATGCAATAAGGGTAGCCGCTGATTTTGCCGAAAAGAAGGTAAATGCAATTATATCATCATCAATAGAAAAGGATATGTATCGTCATGAAGGAACAAAAACTCCGAAGAAGTAGAATTATCTCCACAGCCTCATATCTTCCTGAAAAGGTTTTAACAAATTTTGATTTAGAAAAGATGGTTGATACCTCTGATGAATGGATAACCGAACGGACTGGAATAAAAGAGCGTAGAATTGCTGAAGAAAATCAGTCCGCTTCAGATCTTGCCTATGAGGCTTCAAAGCTCGCTATCGATAGAGCCGGTTTAAAAGCAGAAGATATAGATATGATTATTGTTGCAACTGTAACAGGTGATATGCCTTTTCCATCAACAGCCTGTTTTTTACAGGACAAATTGAATGCAGTTAATGCTGCTGGATTCGATATAAATGCAGCCTGTTCAGGTTTTATCTATGCACTATATATTGGAGATAGTTTTATAAAATCGGGAAAACATGAGAGAATCCTTTTAGTAGGGACTGAGGTATTATCAAAGATTACTGATTGGACTGATCGAACAACCTGTGTAATTTTTGGTGATGGAGCAGGAGCGGTGATTATTGAGCCGACTTACGAAGAAAGAGGAATACTTTCAGCACACATTGCTTCTGATGGAAAGATGTGGCAACTTTTAAATATACCCGGTGGTGGTTCAGTTAATCCAGCGTCAATCGATACTGTTAATCAAAGAATGCATTATATAAAAATGAAGGGTAACGAGACTTTTAAGATTGCTGTTAGAACTCTGGAAGATCTTGTTTTAAAAATTCTTGAAGAGAATAGTCTGGATGCATCACAGATATCTCTGCTTAT encodes the following:
- a CDS encoding SAM-dependent chlorinase/fluorinase, translating into MYSSVITLTTDFGYKDPFVGIMKGVILKINPLVRIVDISHEVVPQNIMEASFMIEKSFKSFPQKTIHVGVVDPGVGSERRPILISAEYHYFVGPDNGIFSFIYNLSKHFTVIHITAKHYFLPDLSSTFHGRDIFAPVAAWLSKGVDINNFGEPIRDYAKIPASFPKKLSERIMEGEVIYIDRFGNLITNISANNINELTRNYPDKKLKVMIRDIEAPFKTHYSEATDDVLYSLIDSFDSLELFVNKGNASTIFDINVGEKVIVTITK
- a CDS encoding DUF177 domain-containing protein encodes the protein MKIYIPDIPVEGLEIELKEHTEINNIIVPVSAQLKVEKVGTEIMIKGSLTSDVIFQCSRCLKDFSMRIFINVDVFYHPVEELKGEETHEIKIDELDMDFYSGEELDIMNLINEQIMLNIPMKPLCSETCKGICIKCGTDLNAGICKCETLHIDPRLASLKTFLENS
- the rpmF gene encoding 50S ribosomal protein L32, which encodes MANPTHRHTRSRRDKRRANWKGQLPNLCLCPDCNELKLSFKVCPHCGSYKGRKVLEIVEKEV
- the plsX gene encoding phosphate acyltransferase PlsX, translated to MRIALDAMGGDYAPAVNLEGAIETVDSHQDIQIILVGDESILNKELENKKYPHNRISIKHASQSVKMDESPSIAIRKKRDSSIRRGIELVKSGEADGFVSAGHSGVIMGTALLVLGTSHAVDRPAIATIMPTLKAPFVLIDAGANLHCKPDNLLQFALMGSTYCRTILGRPDPRVALISTGEEDTKGNLLIKETFKLLKEADINFVGNVDGKDIFTGNYDVIVCDGFTGNVILKTSEGLADALIKMIKIEVANLTAGRIGYLLMKPALKNFKKKTDYDEYGGAPLLGINGTCIISHGRSTAKAIRNAIRVAADFAEKKVNAIISSSIEKDMYRHEGTKTPKK
- a CDS encoding ketoacyl-ACP synthase III — protein: MKEQKLRRSRIISTASYLPEKVLTNFDLEKMVDTSDEWITERTGIKERRIAEENQSASDLAYEASKLAIDRAGLKAEDIDMIIVATVTGDMPFPSTACFLQDKLNAVNAAGFDINAACSGFIYALYIGDSFIKSGKHERILLVGTEVLSKITDWTDRTTCVIFGDGAGAVIIEPTYEERGILSAHIASDGKMWQLLNIPGGGSVNPASIDTVNQRMHYIKMKGNETFKIAVRTLEDLVLKILEENSLDASQISLLIPHQANLRIIQATADRLGIPLSKVIINLDKYGNTSAASIPIALDEAVTSGRVKEGDYLVLEAFGGGLTWASALIKW